A stretch of DNA from Plasmodium berghei ANKA genome assembly, chromosome: 11:
AACACAACTATTCCATGATAAAAAGTCAAGAGGTCAATTAGAGGGAGAAATAAacgaattaaataataaaataaaagtatgcgataaaaacattatgaaaataaaaaaagaaaaagatatGGCCGATAATGAAATCAATGAGAGAGATGATCAAATCGTTGTGTTAAAGGATAAACTAAAACTATTGCAAATTTCTCATAATAACATAGAAACAACCAATAAAAATcaaacacaaaaaatacaaGATTTGAACAAAATCGtttcaaatattaaaaatctAAACGAATTACATAACGAATATAAAGAGCTACTAAACAGTAACAAAGTAGAAATTAATGCCCTCAAAAAGGAACTAATTAGTGAGCAAAACAAAGTGAAATCCTTATCAGAAGAATTAGAAAAaccaataaatatacacagATGGAGAAATTTAGAAGGAAGTGACCCTACTGCCTTTGATCTAATACATAAACTTAAAAAcgttcaaaaaaaattaattgaaaaaacagaagaatctataaaaaaaaatgctcTCATTCAAtcaaaaacaaaagaatgtgaaaatttacaaaaagaGCTAATTAACAAGACAAATTATACAAATGTGCAAGATATcacaaaaattaaacaaGAGCTACGAAAAAAAGAGACACTCATTAAATCCTTAACTTCTGAAATTTCGATGTACCAAGAGGATGCAGAAAAAACGAAGCCATGAATTGTAAGTTTTGAAAAACCAACAAACACCTggattattatcattttttgtgtGCTTGTGCGCcatcattaattttattatatttgttatcatttatacattttgtcttttatatttttttagccTTAGTTTagcataaataaaaacaaaaaaaatattataaaagtGCAAAAATGGAAAAGGGGACAAAATAAGAAGAAAAATTGAAGCAAATATCTGAAAGGAAACTTGCTAACTATATGCGAAATTAATCAGatgctatttttttcaaaaaggGGGGAATATAATATCCATCATATCGCTTTAATAGAACAAATAATGAtggagaaaaaaatatattcatatttttcaaataatgcaatttttgtttatattcttcgctatatatatattcattcattttgttcatatcCGCCCAATTTTCCATATATAATGTTTCGacaaaatattcattttcttttatataaatattataattattaaaccCATTTTTTAGTTCAATTGGATCAAAGCAATATTTCAATTCattaaatgtatttttataaaaatcgTCTTTACtggaaataaatttatttagtaGCATACCATTTGTagaatttatattattaactAAACAAACAATTGTATCTCTTAAAATCCATCCACTCATGGAACCACTAATtccaaataaaatatatttcagcATTGTTCAAAGAGATacctgaaaaaaaaataatataaataaagctACTTCTTTTAGTTCATCTGTAGACACATGTATCCCATATGTATAGTTCTCGCTAACCACATATATGTGATTTTCTTCTGAAGTCATAAAAAGGTATTATTCTTgagtttttttataataattgaaataagtatataatatgacTATAAAGTAAATATCTAAGTTTTTAGTATTTGTTCTTCATGATTTTTCTTCGATTTCCTTTTATTCACTGCTTCAGTTGCTTTAAAATGAGCAAAATTTGTATTACtttactatttatattattttatttgcatcatttatatatttttttaataatcttatatatttttattttacacgGTTTcactaatatatatatatatatatatatgtttttgtCGCTTGTTTACGCCTTTGTAATTTAAAGGTATACGTAGATGGAAGATACAAGCATTTGCCAATTTTTTGGAGTGtacatattaataaaatatataagagtaaaataattaaaattttcgtaaataatatttgcatatattatatgtatgtgaataaaattgtagctcaaaaaaatgttttataatttaaataattggaatttatgcataaaagatatgtaaaataaaaaaaaaattatgtcagtaaaatttataaaaaggTGATGGAGTTATGCACAATAAAACAACATATAAGTATTTGaatagtaatatatatatgagtGAATTGGGTTAAAAAAGGGATtgaaatacaaaatatatgaaactTTTAACATCGAAATATCCTAAAATATCAAAAGATATTTTTCAGAGGAATAATATTATCCTAAGAAAAAAGAACGAAACAAGTAATTTTAAGAAATTATTGTGTAggtcttttatattttattcagCAATGCAAAAAGTAATTGGGACTCATTCAGGACGTTTTCATACTGATGAGATATTAGCATCAGTTatgttaaaatttttacCTGAATATAAAGATGCAAAAATTATCAGAACCCGAGATCAAGAACTTTTAGATAAATGTGATATTGTTGTAGATGTAGGAGGGATATATGATCATGAAAAAAAGAGATATGATCATCATCAAAGAGAATTTAATGATGGCTTAGATGAAAATCACAATATAAGACTAAGTAGTGCAGGGTTAATTTATAAGCATTATGGGAAAGACGTATTAAGGAAAGGATTTAATATAactgatgaaaataaagtaaatatattatatgataaaatatatactgTATTAATAGAATCGATAGATGCACTTGACAATGGGATTAATCAATATGAAGGAGAAGcaaaatatcaaataaatacaacCTTACAACATCGAGTAAATAGATTTAATCCAAATTTTTTGGAAGACGAtattgatgaaaatgaacGTTTTATGTTAGCTTCAAATGTTGTAAAAGATGAATTTAGTAgttttgtaaattattattctaATGTTTGGTATGAAGCTAAAACTATAACTTTAGAAGCTGTGAAGAAtagatataattttcataaatcAGGTAgagttatatttttacaaaaacaTTGCCCATATTCggatcatatatataacatagAAAAGGAGCTAAATATTAAAGatcaaattttattttgcatTTACAAAGATAGGTATAACAACTGCAGGTGTGGTACAATTTCAAAAGAAAACGAAGGTTTTAATATTAGACTTCCATTTCCCCCTAGTTTTAGAggtttaaaaaatgaagctTTGGTCAAAGAATCAAATATCGAAGGGTTAACATTTGTTCATTATTCTGGCTTTACTAGTGCTGGTGATAATATTGAATGTTTGGTGAAATTGGTTGAGGCCACTTTAAAAGAGAATGGTATTTCTTACTAATGTGTATGTCTTTTACGATGAAGTAGTAATTGCTCACTTTCCCccttttttccttttttttatctgttttaattgcatattataattttgaaagcattataaatatataaagttGCACTTATTCCAacttttcttttctttccGTTCATAATTGTACAACAAATAGCGTTATTTACTGTGTTATATATGGCTTGGCATATTCACACTTTTACAGTAAAACCCCATTTTGTGTcttatacaaataaaattaaatttttattgtgtcgaaaaattattatacacATACAGATGTTATATGCAATATATTCGACATCCACTGATCTGCTATTATAtgcaaatttatttattgttaaaaatgtaatatgaataatatatatataacatcGCTTGGTTAAGTTTAATACTGTAAAACGACGTATATTAATGGATAATAAAGGGGGGgggaatatttttttttgaatggcatttatttatttatatttataacaaAACGTGAAACAGCTGtatcttttttaaattttcgaAAGTGGATAGGGTTTTTTCTCATATTGTGcgcaaaaaaaacattgttttaatatattttttacatgatttatataattttacttataaatgttaaaaaaaattatatgcatgAGTTGTATACCGTTATAGGCGCGCATGTGtatttttgcatatttttacaattgTAAACCAAATGAACAAAAACGAAATAAAATCCGCAACTTCCTTTCAGATAAAGGatattataaatgtataaatttaatttggtatatacttaaaattaataaaaagggatgatatatgaataaaaaaaaataaaaaaatcgCTATAATGTTTGCATATGCAATTTTAACAAGTTTTACATAAAAGTTATGCTCAAAGTTTCAcaagataaaaaatatttttatttttttaacccAAGTTGTAAAGGCTTACAATTATAAGTTTGATGATTAATTTGAGGGAAAAGAGCAagacaaaatattatactaAAATATAAACCTGTTTAATACGACGTTGCAATATCAACAAATCGATGAGCACAAAGTTAGccattacatatatatttatttatatatatcaattatatatctCCTTCCACAAATTGAGTTTATCCCAAAGTTTTAATGGTTTTTTTCCGTTTTTTTGcgaataaaaaacattttacACACTTGCAAGTGCATACAAATATAAGCCAtagaatataatatatataacatacatattttaaattaaataaaaaatcgaaacattaagaaattatatatttaaaaaatactttattttggcgctttcatatttataagttACTAAtcttttgaatatatatttttttggatatttcgtaatttttattttccgcctgataatattataaattaccctctttttttattcatatttttattcatattatgaTTTTATAAGTTTTTGTGCCTCATGTGCTtaagtaaataaatatatacatagtACGCGACtatgatatattatgtCGTTTTTAGTACAAGTTGTTTATACACTATATACCATAATTTTTGTACgcaaatttatattttagtTTTTAACCATATGAAgcaaagaaataaaaatgatatactACAATAAACTATTAAATAcaacatacatatatgaatagaatataaattcgtaattatatataaaaattaaatattcaaagcctataaaataaagtaaaaagtgtaacttattttataacatatttattatatatatattttttttttaatgtctatatttacattattataatgtGCATCATTTCTGCTAATTTATAATACTATATTTTAAGatactattattaatggccatataatttaattatatatattttttaatattatggtgtataataacatatatataaatataataatttatacgatatttatttttaaaaggtttatttttttttgtgaatacatatatattatatacaagTTGGGGGGAGAAAATCCTTCCgttgtgtatatatagaaaaataaattatggcatatataaatattgctccaatattttgatatattgCAATAATGgcataaaaatgaattatattatatatttacatatttgaATAGGCCATTTAAAGGTCtttatgatttttattttccatattcatatatatatatataataataattatttatgttaatAGCACATTGAgcttacatatatatatattatatatgcttactcctatttaattattcatTTCATTCTATTTATTGGATATATTCCCCAtactataaatatatgcatattctATAGCATCcaaataaatgtatttaaatatatttttttctctttcgcattaaaataatatcttacggttattatttccactgctttatatttataattaatattaataattaatttttatttccattctctatatataaatagtacatatatatatgcataacgattatataacaataatatatatatattagtaaatataaaattataatccCCCTTAAGTtgcacaaaaaaaattaattaaaataattatatatatattatattaattcaatttattcagcataaaatatataaatatatattacttaTATTTAAGAAATACCAACAAagaaaacatatattaattcatctttttatttttgtattcttttaatatagcattatttataattttatcttctacattacaaaatatatataaacaaaatgaatccttttaaatttaaaaacgCAACCGCTGGAGCTAGCTTACAAAGCGCAGCTAACATTACTTTAAGGCAAATTTTAGAACCTAATAATGTAAATTTACGTTCAAAAAAAACTCATATTGTTTGTACATTGGGCCCAGCATGTAAATCTGTTGAAACACTCGTACAATTGATAGATGCAggtttgaaaaaaataaaatgcatatataacattaatatattttatagaaaCAACAATACTGATAATTATTACgcgaataataaaaagtttaTATGGAAATATATAGGGCTCGTTTTTATCACATAAACTTcattatattgtttattttattatttgttcattttaATAGGAATGGATATATGCCGTTTTAACTTCTCTCATGGAACTCATGATGACCACAAGCAAATGTTTGAAAACGTTTTAAAAGCACAAGCCCAAAGACCAAACTGCACATTAGGTATGTTATTAGATACTAAAGGACCTGAAATAAGAACAggtttattaaaaaataaagaagcCCATTTAAAAGAAGGAAGCAAATTAAAGTTGGTTACTGATTATTCCTATTTGGGAGATGAAACTTGTATTGCTTGTtcatatacaaaattaCCACAAAGTGTAAAACCAGGaagtattatattaatagcTGATGGATCCGTTAGTTGTAGAGTATTAGAAACACACGATGATCATGTAATTACAGAAGTATTAAATAATGCAACAATTGgtgagaaaaaaaatatgaacttACCAAATGTTAAGGTTGATTTACCAATTATAAGCGAAAAAGATAAAGATGATATACTTAATTTTGCTATACCAATGGGATGCAATTTTATTGCTGCATCATTTATTCAATCTGCTGAAGATGTGCGTTTAATCAGAAATTTGTTAGGTCCACGAGGAAGgcatattaaaattattccAAAAATCGAAAACATTGAAggtattataaattttgacAAAATATTAGCTGAAGCCGATGGAATTATGATTGCAAGAGGAGATCTTGGTATGGAAATATCTGCAGAGAAAGTTTTCTTAGCCCAAAAACTTATGATATCAAagtaatattaaaataatttaaattattttcggAATATCTGTGTATATAGAGAAttgtatgcatattttttctcttttgaCCATTTGCACCacaaagaaaaataaataaaataaaaatatttttggaaattatttttatatattatacgtgatgcataaaataataaaaataaatataaatgactTCGAACGTTTTGTTTgagttttttatttttatgtctTGATAAGTCAACTGATTGGTTATACAATGGAGATGTATGCAAATTTACTTTCATCTTTAAAACCATTCAGTGTTAAATTGAGATAACAAATGAATACATATTTGCatgttttaatttgtagtgatatattatataatttaaatattttatgatttgtatgatgtatttatttgtgCGAAAATGCGCACCAATTTTATTGTATGTTTCGATTCTATTTAGaatgacaaaaaaatataaatatagttaTGATTACGCCATcgtttatataatatgccATCTTATTTGTGTAATATACcattttacatatattgtatttatatttgtttttttttagatgTAATTTACAAGGAAAGCCAATCATTACAGCCACTCAAATGCTTGAATCTATGACAAAGAACCCAAGACCCACACGAGCAGAAGTTACAGATGTAGCTAATGCAGTTTTAGACGGAACAGATTGTGTTATGCTTTCAGGTGAAACAGCAGGAGGTAAATTTCCAGTAGAAGCAGTTACTATTATGTCTAAAATATGCTTAGAAGCAGAAGCATGCATtgattataaattattatatcaatCATTAGTAAATGCCATCCAAACCCCAATAAGTGTACAAGAAGCAGTAGCTAGATCTGCAGTTGAAACAGCAGAATCGATTGAAGCATCGGTAATTATTACATTAACAGAAACCGGATACACTGCTAGACTAATAGCTAAATACAAACCAAGCTGTACTATATTAGCTTTAAGTGCATCTGATTCAACAGTTAGATGCTTAAATGTGCACAGAGGTGTTACATGTATTAAAGTAGGATCATTCCAAGGAACCGATAACGTATTAAGAAATGCAATTGAACTTGCAAAAGAGAGAAATATCGTTAAACCCGGAGATAGTGCCATATGTATTCATGGAATTAAAGAAGAAGTTTCTGGAAGTACTAACTTAATGAAAGTAATACAAGTAGAATAAAAGAAGCCTGTTATTACGGTTTGTTtcgcatatatttttttcgatattattgtattatatttgtataagATAGCTAAAATTTACCATAGTTGCATGATACTAATTGAAAGGTTgatgaataatatatgcgtgaatattataatgtaaaaattaattcatggagataatttttgtattttatgcatatatctataaatttatgaaaaagacttctaaaaatatatatattatatatagggttattaatataaataatatttaagcacaataaaatttgatttgaaaaaaatctACATATAACATTATCCtcgtatatatatagtgaTATACATGGGTGATCTTTACGAATCATAAGGGATACATATctcttataaaaaatagggtgaaattaaaagattattcatatttggTAAAATTATTGCCTAATCATTTTTGAATGTTTTCGggactttttttttaatatgatatattttttttaacaacttaataaaattatatggaCATTATATATGGAGAATTAGTTGAAAAAACTTAAAAATTAcattatcatattttatttttttgtatggCATACTTAATTGGATTCTCAGTTTtacacatttatataagcACGAACAAAAATTGGAGATtgtaaacaaaatttaagCAGAAAAAATGGTTAGTAATGCTTATGTAAAAAAGATAGAAATGTGTTTACAGTGGACATATGCCGAAATAGCATTTATGTTTCTTTTGATACGGTTtaagcatatttttttgtaaaaagtataatgctatataaaaaatatatacacatagACAGTGTAATTATTATGGTAGTAAATTTTGTTATACTACTTTCAATAGAATTACAAACACGTATAATTAAAACgaatgtataaaaaagagGCTGAATGAACATTTTActttctgtttttttttctccttttttctttaataatttttacattattaaAACATAGATATGAAAATTGGGAATGTTTCACTATGcattttaaagaaaataatgacaAACTAAATTAATATCATATACGCAGAAATGTATTGAATGTGTAATTTAAAGGCACATATTGCTCTTTCCCTTTTTTTCGATTTAACTAAATGGTTTTTTACAGGTATAAAAATGGGTATTACATTTTAAGAAAAGTCACTAATagcaatttaaaaataaaataaaattatgaaacaaaattatttgcacatatagatatatgcattttttttattattaaatcttaaataaatttaggGCACATTACTATATAAACAATCATTGAGTTATCAAATAGGCAAtggcatattttttttctgataataaataaaatcacacaaatatatagtGTAAATAATTACGCAAAAAATGCTGagatatgcatataaatttatgggcatgtaaaattttattgatatatttggtaaaatatgaatagaTAAAACTTATGATGAGATGGCTAAAAATATTGGATATATTTAGTGCCTTTTCCTTCGAaagtaaataatatttcaaaaaaggaaagaaggataaaaaaaataaacaaaataataagagGGGTTGCTTAGGTAGTAATATTACGAAATAGAAAGCAGAAGGAACATAAGTTTTCGTAATTTGAAACAAGagtaaaaaatgataaaaaaaattcgaaGAAATGGGATACTAGAAGAGGTAGCAAAAAGAACTAGATGCTGGAGCTTTTTTAACATTAACAAATATggtgtattttttaatcataataaatatatatcatatgatggaaaaataaaagaaaaagagaATTTAGATGAAAGCAATGAAGTGACTGCTACGTTGTGTAATGTAAATAGtaattttgatataaaaaatatattggtTCATGATAAGTATAAAATTCAAGTAGGTTTATGTATTGATAGATTCCCTTTAGATTTTATTCCTGAAAagtttgaaaaatattttgatgaCTTTAGAGATAAATGGTTGTTAcgaacaaataataatttagagATAAGTGAAGAATTTTTGCACATGAAATACAATTTAAGTTCTTTtcatgataaaaataaaaatgaaaataacaatGAACAAGatcatttgaaaaaatatcaaaataataaaggtGAGATAAATGAAGCTAATACAGAAAAGGAAATAGAACACGAAGAAAATGATCAATCAGAGCAAGAcaatttagaaaatttattttgcaTAGAAGGaatggaaaatattttaagtttaaaaaggaaattaGATCAAGagaaaacaaataaacaaaatgatataaataatataaatgaaaaagggaatgatgatgataaaataaatgaatatcc
This window harbors:
- a CDS encoding ATPase, putative encodes the protein MKLLTSKYPKISKDIFQRNNIILRKKNETSNFKKLLCRSFIFYSAMQKVIGTHSGRFHTDEILASVMLKFLPEYKDAKIIRTRDQELLDKCDIVVDVGGIYDHEKKRYDHHQREFNDGLDENHNIRLSSAGLIYKHYGKDVLRKGFNITDENKVNILYDKIYTVLIESIDALDNGINQYEGEAKYQINTTLQHRVNRFNPNFLEDDIDENERFMLASNVVKDEFSSFVNYYSNVWYEAKTITLEAVKNRYNFHKSGRVIFLQKHCPYSDHIYNIEKELNIKDQILFCIYKDRYNNCRCGTISKENEGFNIRLPFPPSFRGLKNEALVKESNIEGLTFVHYSGFTSAGDNIECLVKLVEATLKENGISY
- a CDS encoding pyruvate kinase, putative; its protein translation is MNPFKFKNATAGASLQSAANITLRQILEPNNVNLRSKKTHIVCTLGPACKSVETLVQLIDAGMDICRFNFSHGTHDDHKQMFENVLKAQAQRPNCTLGMLLDTKGPEIRTGLLKNKEAHLKEGSKLKLVTDYSYLGDETCIACSYTKLPQSVKPGSIILIADGSVSCRVLETHDDHVITEVLNNATIGEKKNMNLPNVKVDLPIISEKDKDDILNFAIPMGCNFIAASFIQSAEDVRLIRNLLGPRGRHIKIIPKIENIEGIINFDKILAEADGIMIARGDLGMEISAEKVFLAQKLMISKCNLQGKPIITATQMLESMTKNPRPTRAEVTDVANAVLDGTDCVMLSGETAGGKFPVEAVTIMSKICLEAEACIDYKLLYQSLVNAIQTPISVQEAVARSAVETAESIEASVIITLTETGYTARLIAKYKPSCTILALSASDSTVRCLNVHRGVTCIKVGSFQGTDNVLRNAIELAKERNIVKPGDSAICIHGIKEEVSGSTNLMKVIQVE
- a CDS encoding mitochondrial ribosomal protein L46 precursor, putative, translating into MIKKIRRNGILEEVAKRTRCWSFFNINKYGVFFNHNKYISYDGKIKEKENLDESNEVTATLCNVNSNFDIKNILVHDKYKIQVGLCIDRFPLDFIPEKFEKYFDDFRDKWLLRTNNNLEISEEFLHMKYNLSSFHDKNKNENNNEQDHLKKYQNNKGEINEANTEKEIEHEENDQSEQDNLENLFCIEGMENILSLKRKLDQEKTNKQNDINNINEKGNDDDKINEYPFRNIKRKPNDFLYLLVKYKKRGNNNDNNIVNKWMFPFIDFKKKLSIRENLQYLCSHHLTCEIPFFIGYSPCTFEKRKFKTPLIPNEIIGRKIFYYRAHYTNNDANINLMQNQYIHDFAWVTRSELKQFLSISKYYAIKDSIPLT